The DNA sequence GATGGCATTTGAGATGGTAGGTTCATGCAAAGAAGATGGTTAATTATGTGTCTTCCGTTTCAATTGCCCTTTATTGGAAGAGAGATGAATGGCCCATAGGAGAATCTTCTTTTTGTACAATTCTCTAATCCTAATATATATAATGGATCTGGATCCTCTTCTGAGTGGTGATCATTTAGGTCTTGTCTATAGTTACCAGAGTGATCGATAAATGTTCAAATAGTGATTCAACAGTTATTGGCGCAATGATTTTGTTCTGATTGATAGAAACATAATTGTTTGATTACTACTTGGACACGTGTCGATCGTCCAAATAATTATATGTTGATCTAGACGATCACCACTCAGGAGAGGAGCTGGATCGTAATATGATTAGATCTAAAATCCTCTTTTAGGTATTTCTCGAAAAGATACAATTGCTTGAAATTTTGTCCAATTGATATATTTAGAAACAATATCTTAAAGGCTATGAAAGAAAAAACGTTATCAATATGTCTTCTTTGCAAGTTCTCTGCATCTTGTATTCTATCATGAGGAGTATTCAAGTGAAAAATGTTATTTTAAACTATGGATCTTTTAATTTAGgtccaaaaaatagaaaaataagaaagagtaGAGCATTAGTGTTCCAAATCACTTTAATTTAAGTTGACTGGAATTCTTTACATTCCGGGAGCATAGGCAATTTCCATCCTTTCTAGGGCCCCATTCACCTTCGCATGGTAGAACAATGTATGTCTTTTTCTACCATAAAAACAGAATATACAACGTGTGTGTGGAAATCAAGAGGATTCTGACTCGGACCACGTTTTCCATCAGCTAATTGGAAACGACAAGAAaggtaaataaaaggaaaagttaAGTCTTTTTTTTATAGGAGAGGCACCACTAGGCTATCTATGTATCTATGTAGGTTTctcacattttcatttttttttttttttaactaaaggtGATCGTAGATGCACAAatgaaaaatcaaacctaaaaaaacacacacatacatacatattcACATAATGTGTATAATAAGGTTCAAttccacgacctcctcccctgggtacTGGTGCCACAAACCAAAGATACAACCACTAGACTATCTATGTTGGTGGTTTGGGGTCTTTCACGAACAAAAAACTTTGttcctaaaagaaaaaagagagctaTTCATTTACACCTaaatagaaaatacaaaaagacTAAGCTACCCCCACCCCATGTATTGAAGATACCTTCGTGCAACCTCCATTGGTCTGCACACCAGCACAATGACTctgcagaaaataaaatataaaaaaatgatgtcACTAGTTTTGTCATCTATGATTCTTATCCTCTTCTTGTGACATAATACTTGTCTTCTCCATGCACAGAACGCTAACTCaccaataattaattaagctgCAAGTTTTCTCTATAAATACACCCCTTCGGCTCTCTTATCCTCACTACATTCGCAACTAGTTTCTACTCCAATCCACCATTCAATCCATCctcacaactctctctctctctctctctctctctctctctctagcccaAATGGGAGAAGAAAACAATGTTTTGTTGGAGAGGAAGCAAGAGGAAGTAATGGTTACTTCTTCGGAAAAGAAGCCAAAGATAGCAAGTGATGACCCAACGAGGGATGATCCAACTATGGCTCTTGCCACCGCACGGCATGAGTTTGGTGAGCATGGTGGCATCAACATGTCAATTGAAGCCTCAGCCACCTTCACAGTAATGGAGCCGGTGACCATGCGCAAAATGTTCACCGGTGAGCTTGGCCCTGAGCAAGGCTTTTTCATCTATAGCCGTCACTTCAACCCTACAGTCTTAAATCTCAGCCGTCAAATTGCAGCCATAGAAGGAACTGAGGCTGCATACAGCACAGCAAGTGGCATGGCTGCCATTTCGACGGTCCTGATGCAATTATGTAGTAGTGGAGGACACGTGGTTGCATCATGTTGTTTATATGGTGGGACACATGCGTTGTTGAACCATTTTCTTCCTAGGGTTTGTAATGTAACAACAACATTTGTGGACGTGAGAGATCATGAGATGGTGAAGGAAGCCATTGTGGAGGGAAGAACTAATGTGCTTTTTGTGGAATCGATGTCCAACCCTACCCTAATGGTTGCCAACTTGCCTGAACTGTGTAGGATAGCGCATGACAAGGGTGTGAAGGTTGTGGTGGATAACACCTTCACTCCCATGGTACTATCCCCTGCTAGGTTGGGTGCCGATATAGTAGTGCACAGTCTCACAAAGTACATTAGTGGTGGAGCTGATATTATTGCTGGTAACTAATCTCCATcacacctttcttctttttatagaTCTATTTACATCTAATGGGTTTTACGTCTCTAGTATTATAGAATCTTGGCCTATTTTCCTAGTCTTTGTTGATGAGAATCTTTTTCTGATTTCTTTTTAAGCTTGTTCTTAGAAATTAGGTTGCTTGTTGAGGTTataatcatcttttttttttttttccctctctctcttttttgaataaatattttttacctGTTCAAAAATAAATCAACCAAGGCTAGAGATGTTTTGCCTTGACCAGAGCAAATTGGGATTGTTATGATGCAAATTGAGATTGGGTTGTTATTCTGCCGATGGCCATATTGAAGGCGAAATAATAACTCAATAGTttagttcttccttgtatctTCTCATTCTTTGATTTAATGATAATATTTTGCTActtttaacaaaataaaaggaCTATTTCGGCCAAGACAAGTCGAATTAAAATTCACAAAGCTAAGGTTGCGGTTATTATGATAACCTCAAACCTGACATGCCCAAAGTAATTCTAATCCATTGCAACCACTGATTTACATGAGAAATTAAAAAAGGGAGTGTTCTTCGTGTGGAAGTATAGACCCCTCCcacaatatctctctctctctctagatatatatatagagagagagagatatatatatatatatatctagagagagagagagacagcgGCGAAAGTTATGGTCTCACACAAAGAATATTAttcaattaaaatattaaaaaagagagCACTAAAAAAATGAGTTCAAAGTGGCAAATTAAATTACATAAATGCCATTAGATTCCATTTCAGTGATATTATATTCTTATAATTTTATGAAACTTTAAACCCACGTTTTTTAGAATTTCTGTCTTTTTCAAGTTGAAATTTGAGATGTGGCATGGGAATAAAGTAATTTGTTACATGGACCCACAAATTCTAGATAGTCACTAACTATATGACACCTAGTTAGCTTTTAAATCAATATAGTCTATTGTTCACTAACGATCATCATTGGTTGGGATGAGATGCAGGTGCAATTTGTGGGCCGGCTAGCCTAGTGAATTCCATGATGGACCTTCATCAAGGGGCACTGATGCTTCTTGGTCCAACCATGAATGCTAAGGTCGCATTCGAGCTCTCGGAAAGAATTCCCCACCTAGGCCTAAGAATGAAGGAACATTGCAGGAGAGCAATGGCCTATGCTACAAGGATGAAGAAACTGGGTCTCAAGGTTATTTACCCAGGCCTTGAAGAACACCCAGGCCACACTCTTTTCAAGTCCATGGCAAATGAGAATTATGGGTTTGGTGGAATCTTATGTTTGGACATGGAGACAGAGGAAAAGGCAAACCAGTTGATGAGCCAGCTGCAAAACAACACCCAGTTTGGTATAATGGCTGTTAGCTTGGGTTACCATGAGACCCTTATGTCATGCTCTGGAAGTAGTACTAGTAGCGAAATGAATACCAATGAGAAAAAGATGGCTGGCATCTCACCGGGACTAATAAGGATGTCGATCGGATATAGTGGGACTCTTGAGCAGAAATGGAGCCAATTTGAGAAGGCACTTGCAGGAATGAAAGACTGTGGCTTATCCAGGAACTGGGTATAAAGCTTTCCCTAGGTTCATGTATTGATGTAATCCATCTGATGTGTATAATGGGCCTGATAAGGTTCATCATCTTCAGTGGACTTTCTAGTTTCTATTAAGTAGATATTTCTTTTCCCTAATGAATTGTTGCATAAGAGGGTTGAAGCTTCACCGTGATGGTTCAACCCAGATCTCAATTTGTAGTAGTATGTCAAAGATTTGGATCATTAGATCCAAATATTTCTAGATATTGAAGCACATTTGatatcaaactctttttttctttttctttttcttttttttccaagttgGACCCACCCTATGGTGGTCCGGAGGAAAAGTGGGTGCCCACTAGGGCCCAAGGGGTAAGGAGTAAGGGAGACTAATGGAGCATGACAGCACCACCAGTGCACTAACAGGAGGAGTTGATCCACTGATCAATTCTTGAGCGCGCTCTGAAGCAAATAGTGTCAAACCGCTGAGCTATCACCTAGGCGTGCAAGCCCCCTTTTGTGATACTGCAATTACAATTTCTTCCTCTCTATCATGCAGCCAACTTCTCTCTACTCTTTTGGTTAGTAAAGAGTGAGGACAAGTCTTGAACactaggctctctttggtttgatttctatttgtatttatttgacttatttctatttttacaagtgtttggtatactTTAtaacacttatttctatttataataaattaagtaaaatcacaaatcacaaatcatttatgttgatttttgctaccTTAAATCAGCATTTGTGCTAAACTAtgcaaaatcaatggtaaatataTAACTTCgatatgttttatacttttccaataaaaaaatccctaatcctatcatctctcttgCTTGAAGTTCAAACCTAAAGGCAATAACTAAAAcctattttttcattatataatctattttctatataatAACCAAaagaatactatttgtggtccataatttattgtcacaaataatttctatgaaataattaataaatataaatagaaattatacctaagacTAAGGGAGCCTAAAAGTGAGTGAATCAAATAGATTTTCTATGTGTTTATGCAATCATTGCCAACAGATACTGTTGCAATGATTCCTCGTGTTGCTTGGTAGAAGAAGAGTTATGTTCTCTAAGAGGTACTACATTTTTGGTACTCAAGATAATTGTTTTCCGTTTTAatggtaagattttttttttccatgtacTCACATGAGGTTGATCACAAAAATCCAATGGGATTAGTTGAATTAAATTTTAAGTATTCTATCAACTCTTTCACATGGGCTGCAAATGCATTAGTTGGGACAAATAACTTCTCGGTATAAAGGACAAATTGCCACAATTATATTGTCAAATCCTGAGCATCCTATCCTCCAATGACATCGGCTAGTAAAAGTTAAATAGCATTTAGAGATTTAAAGATCAACTCCAGCCACATGCGGGTGTGTATCCTATTGGCAGTAGGAATACGTCATCAATTTGTCTTCTTTTGCACGTTCTTTGCATCAcgtgttatttatttttatttttttgctaacaataggtatctaggccttcgacCTAACTAGTCCCGCAGATCTATATTAACCCCACAACTGTATAAATCGGGTCATATTGAacttgaatgagaactattcaactttcactgaaaactgtgaaaaacactaaacacctcGTGTGAGGGGCCCAAGATGTCACTATCATGAACACCAACCATAAGAAAGTTATTACTTTAAATAGACCTTTGGTCTCTCttccataaagaaaaaaataaaaagcatgaCTCTAAAGTCATTCCCGTCACTTTAATTTATGTGGATTGGAAGTCTTTTCATCCTAGGGGAAATGATAATTTAAAGCCTTGGTCAATTAACCTTAGTCTTTTCTGCAACCATATGGGAGTTGAATAATTGTGGAATTCGTATAGAGGATGCTGATTCTATAGAAAAATTAATAGGGAAAAGGATTTTGTCGGGAGTGTAGGGCTGCACCCAGATAGATAGGGGCATAATAATCATCCCCCAGTTCCCACCTTCATAAAAGGTGGAAATGCATGCCTATCATATTGATGCTTCTAGGTGTGCTCTTATTTGTCCCCATGCTGATGCGGGAGCACGGCTCTCGATCAAATAACTCtttcacaaataaataaagagaaaaggtTCTCTAAACCATCAAGGTTGGGTCTTTCAGCATTTCTAtgatatctttttttctcttcctcacatgaaatggtTATGcatcttatcaaaaaaaaaaaaagagcgtCATTTTGTCGCACCTTTTAGCAtcaatttattataaataaagggaagaGGAACGCTATCTCTCCACACTCCCCACGCCCAGACACAACTCCTACTTTCAACGGGCAAGGGCATATTTTCACAACCCCTGAAATTAGGGTGTTGTATCTAGCGTGGAGAACGTGGACATAtagtgttctttctcccataaagAAAACCAATTACAAGCAAAGACGAAAAGCCAATCTAACTAGGCCTCAAGAAAATCCCCAAAAGACTCAGATTCGACAAAACATGACGACAACCATTTGGTTGAAGAATATGACTACAACCGTTTTGTCGCACCTTAATGGTGTGATCTCCTATTCCACTTGCACAGAAAACCTCTCCAATGGATGAAAGACGAGATTTGTCACTAGTTTCATATATATCATTGTTAAGTCTGTCTCGAATTCTTggcccattttgaagattgatccgatccgacatattttggtggcgacccgaatgggaatttttctgagatctgtgatggaagcagaggggttgggccgataggcccaagcccggagcccatcactgatctcgtatgggggtgcgggggcggtatggttcgaccggatcgaccgcgacccgatgggtcgacccacgtttttggagtatatataatgtactgttgcttgttgagaaagtcattgtattctagggtttttcacgaagctagggtttcagggcgagttcttcctcgccgctgctagggtgtaatctctcttctgcatagtgaatcatcttcttcttcgcccgaggacgtagcacaccaccctagtgtgtgaaccttgttaaatctttgtgtcgtaCGGATTTATTGTctccctttattcgtgtttcttggtgtttgatctaacaatcatatatatatttttatgaatAGAGAATACATATAAACAGTAAAGAGGAGATACAAGAAAACCatagaggagggagagagggagagaggcaAGAAGCTACAAAGCCAAACCAGTTAGGACGAAATCAAAATGAAAGAGGACAACTCCAAGAGACAACAATAAATATATTCCTTGAGAAGTCCTTAATAGGTCAAGGGACAAGGGATCTAAGTTTAGAACTAACATTCAAAATGGATGAATTTTCGAATCATATCCAAGAATCTATACGTACATATCAACTGCCTCACCACGACGTACATAAGCACTGAATTAAGTGGGCTACACTCCCCAACAGTACTTGTCTTTCCCATGCATGGCAAACTGACTCACCAATAATTAAGCTGCAACTTCTCTCTATAAAACGCCTCTTCTGCTCTTTTATCCTCACAACATCCAATGCTAGTTgtaccacctctctctctctctctctctctctctctctctcaatcaaaccagaaaaaaaaaatccccaaatggaagaaagaaacatTGCTTCGTTAGAGAAGGAGCCAAAGATAGCAAACGATGACCCAACTATGGCTCTTGCCAACTCATGGCATGAGTTTGGTGAGCACAGTGGCATCAACATGTCAATTTAAGCCTCAGCCATCTTCACAGTCATCAACATTCTGTGACCATACACAGAATGTTCACCAGTGAGCTCGGCCCTGAGAAAGGCTTCTTCATCTATACCCATCACTTCAACCTCACCTTCTTAAATCTCAGCCATCAAATTGCAGCCATGGAAGGAACCAAGGCTGCATAGTGCATACAGCGCAGCAAGCGGCATGGCTGCCATTTCGACGGTCCTGATGCAGTTATGAAATAACATAGAACACGTGGTTGCATCATGTTGTTTATATGGTGGGACACATGCATTGTTGAACCATTTTCTTCCTAGGGTTTGTAACGTAACAACAACATTTGTGGACGTGAGAGATCCTGagatgatgaaggaagccattgTAGAGGGAAGGACTAATGGAGAGTGAATCAGGTTTACGTACAAGAGCATCATCGTATCTTCTTGGTCCATCGATATGAAATCTattgaaagaaaagagaaaatagatttCATATCCACACATTAGAGACATACGAAAACATTTTCGTAGGTAAACCTAATCTACTCTCGAATTAATGGGCTTTTTGTGGACTCGATGTCCAACCCTACTGAAATGGTTGTGTAGGATAGGTCACGATAAGGGGGTGAAGGTTTTGGTGGATAACACCTTCACTCCCATGATACTATCCCTTTCTATTTTGGgagccaatatatatatatatatatagtagtgCACAGCCTCACCAAGCATTATGGAAAATATTGGTTTTTCTTATTTGACTAATAATTTATGTCAAAAATACCACCAGAGCTAGCGGGGATTTGACCTGGCCAGGGCAGTCTGGGCTTGTTGAGGCCTATCCTAGGCCCTAATTAAAAATTTACATAGCTTAAGACTAGGCTTACTATGACAAGAAATTTTTCAAGGCTGTCTGCTGTTAGATTGCTTTAAACTAAACATTGATGGATGTCTTCTTGAAAATTCAGGTCAGTCAGAAGTTGGTATTGTTTTTCGAAACAGCTAGTTAGCGAATGGTTGATCCAAAAAATGTTCGACTCACATGGAGTGAGCTCCAATTTTATGGTGGAATTGAAAAACTACTCACTGTTTTTGTGAAGCATTCAGTGGCAGATAAGCTAACAAAGCACACAATAACAACTATTGTATCCTCCAATTGGGATAGTGCCCCTGTATTCATTCTTCAAGATAGCAATTTGGGATTCTCAACTAAGATCTAGATATAGATTTATATAAatctatatcttttttattgtttgagTTGCTTTTCTCCCAATGATCATAGCAAAGGTGGAATTATAATTCAATAGTTTTGAGCTCATTTTTTGTTCTGTAATTTCTTTATTCATTAATATAATGAGTTAAAAGTGGGATAGTTACGTACATGCCATTAGATTCTAATTACCTTGAAATTttattcttgaaattttttgctATTTTAAAACCACTTTTTAACCTACTCAATGCTTTTTAATTTCAAGTTGGAATTTGAGACGTAGCATGGGAGGTTGATTATGGTATAGACCGAGCTCAAATCCTCTTCAGCCAGCTCTACCCTCAAACCCCATCTCACACTATTTATGGGGTTATCTCTACTATCATCAAAAATCTTAGAAGAAATTTCTTTCAGGTCGCCACTAAAATATGTCGGAGTGAGGCACTCTTCGAAATTGATCAAGAATTCAAAACACACATAACAGTATATGTAATCAAATTGTTAAagcaatattattattattattattattattattattattattattattattattattattattattatttttgaagCCTGTTATTAGTTCTATGGCGACCCATGGACAAAATCGATGAATGGACACTTTTTTCTGCCATGTGGAAGAGTGGTGTGGTATTTTTGATAATTAGATAATTAAGAaaccatgtgtcaaatttcagtctCAAGTTCAATCATTTATTCTCCGATATAATTGCATATCTTCCACTGTATATCTATGCATTAATGCAGTCTTTTAGTAGTCTTGGATTTTTCCATGTTCTGTTCGCAAAGTGACTAATTTTGGTTGGACTAAAACTTGACATGCTACCTCacgtgaaaagaaaaaatgctgCCAAAGATTACTATGAATGAAGCTGCTGCAAAGCTCGCTGTtacgaaaggaaaaaaataataataaaataactgCCACTCATCCTGTTTACTATCTGCATGCTTCTTCCTTGGCAGTCCTATATATAATCCTAATTAAGCCCCACATAATcagggaaaaagatcctctctaaTGTCAATCATTTATCTCCCAGTCATCCAATGGCCGGGATAATATGGACATGCATTCATAGGTGTTGGCAGTTGTTTAAATGAGTGTCCGAATCATTCCAGCCATTGGATGAATAAGAGATAAATAGTTGAATACCCAAGTTGTTAGAGGGGAGCCAGATCCCATAATCAGCCACATGATAGATCCAGGCACCTACCAACGAATTTTGGCTGTGTAGATTATTGTCCACCAAGACCACGGTctcaaaatgagagagagagagagagagagagagagagagagagagagagattgtttcATTATAGACCTTTGCAAGGGAGCCTGCCCGGAGAGAGTGTTTCATTATAGACCTTTGCAAGAAAGCCTGGCCTGGTTCCTTGTGCTGGCCTCTAAGCTATGATTGTCTTACAATTTGGCCAACAAAAGAAGAGCTcgtattacctttttttttttttttttttcaagtaattTGCTCCACAAAAGGAGCTTTATGGTCGATGACTTTAATTTAaagcatttagggttttagcGGTCTTCTGGCCATATTATTGAATGGCCTTGTTCAAGCCCATCTATAAACCAATAAACAATACTCtggcccaacccaatccaactggCTATCCAGTCATATCTTTTTCTATAACATGTTTAGTGTTtgcataattattattattatttttcttttggtgaaatAGTGTTTGCATAACTTAATCCATGTTTTAAATGTTCAAATACTTCAATCTTACCTTTGTAACATTAATTAGGGTATTCCAATAAATCTAATGGAGGGTTTAGGGTTGCCTATAATTCTCAAGTGCATATTCTCCTAAAGAATTTCAGCACTTGGTCAATGCAGAGACCACTAGAACTTGAAGAACACCTTCCACAAATATAACTAATTACTTGAGCCAGAAGAGGCCTTAATTAGAGGTTGCCATTAagaataactttttttttttgggattgcAACACCTGATGAGCTGCCATTTTGATCAAATTATGGTCATGAGTATATTCCAGAAAAAATCAACTGTACACTAGACAAGCACCTAATTTTATCACATGTCAAAGTTGGATAAGCCACTCTGAGGCTTTCAAGTATAAAATTAAAGCCTAACAAAATAGATTAACTaaaagaaaagattagagaaaagTATTAGTCAATTTAAATAAAACTAAAGTATAGAGATAGTTACTTTAATGGGTGATGCTACTTAATTTTCTCCATGGAGTATACACCCAATAGTATATGGCACTAATGGAGgtagaaactgaaataatatAGAGTGAGTTTAGGTCCTTTTGCA is a window from the Macadamia integrifolia cultivar HAES 741 chromosome 5, SCU_Mint_v3, whole genome shotgun sequence genome containing:
- the LOC122077792 gene encoding methionine gamma-lyase-like, with the protein product MGEENNVLLERKQEEVMVTSSEKKPKIASDDPTRDDPTMALATARHEFGEHGGINMSIEASATFTVMEPVTMRKMFTGELGPEQGFFIYSRHFNPTVLNLSRQIAAIEGTEAAYSTASGMAAISTVLMQLCSSGGHVVASCCLYGGTHALLNHFLPRVCNVTTTFVDVRDHEMVKEAIVEGRTNVLFVESMSNPTLMVANLPELCRIAHDKGVKVVVDNTFTPMVLSPARLGADIVVHSLTKYISGGADIIAGAICGPASLVNSMMDLHQGALMLLGPTMNAKVAFELSERIPHLGLRMKEHCRRAMAYATRMKKLGLKVIYPGLEEHPGHTLFKSMANENYGFGGILCLDMETEEKANQLMSQLQNNTQFGIMAVSLGYHETLMSCSGSSTSSEMNTNEKKMAGISPGLIRMSIGYSGTLEQKWSQFEKALAGMKDCGLSRNWV